The genomic interval TTTAAAAAGCTATTTTGATAAAGCAGTTGATAATGATGAAGATATTATTATAACAAGAAAAAATGAGAGAAATGTTGTTCTATTAAGTCTTGATAAATATAATGAGTTTTTAAAAGCTATGAGGAATCTTGAATATATGACAAAAATAAGAGAAGGAATAGCTGAATTAGAAGCAGGAAAAGGAGAAATTCATGATTTAATAGAGGTTGATGATGAATAATTTGGTATGGACGCATAAGGCTTGGCAAGATTACTTATATTGGCAAACTCAAGATAAAAAAACTTTGAAAAAGATAAATGAATTAGTCAAAGATATTGAAAGAAATGGAGCTTTAAAAGGAATAGGTAAGCCAGAAGTATTAAAAAACGAAAGTGCATATAGTAGAAGAATTGATGAAAAAAATAGACTGGTTTATAGAATTGTAGATGGCTTTATGTGGATAATTGCTTGTAAAGGTCATTATGAGGAATAGGTGTTTACTATGGAAATAAAAATAAGAGAAATAGAAGTAGAAGACTATAAAGAGCTATTGGATTTTATGAAGAAAGTGAAAGGAGAAACCAATTTTTTACGTGGTTATCCTAATGAAATAAAAATGAGTTATGAAGATGAAAAAGAATACATAAAAAAAGTAAAATCTTCTGAAACAAGTAATCATTTTGTAGCAATAAAAGGTAATAAAATAATAGGTTGTACTAGTTTTAATGGAAATACAGCAAGAAAAATGAAGCACTATGGAACTATTGGAATTTCTGTTTTAAAAGAATATTGGGGCAGAGGAATAGCAACAACATTATTAGAAAAATTAATAAGTTGGTCTAAGGAAAAAGGGATAAAAAAGATTAATTTAGATGTTTTTGAAAATAATGAAAGAGCAATAAAATTATATGAAAAGTTTGGTTTTAAATTAGAGGGTTGTATAGAAGATGGAATTTTTGATGGGGAAAATTATATAAATTTACTGGTATATGGATTAAAAATATGATAAAAATAGTTAAGGTAGTGTGGTATTCTTGTCTAGATTTAAATTAAGAAACATGAGAGAAGATGATATTGAGATTATTTACAAAAATTTACATTTAGATTTTGTAAATAAATATTTTAAAAATAACAAAGAAAAGAAAAAGATACATGATAATCATAGTGAATGGTATAAAACTCATATATCTTCTTTTGATTACTTAATATATATTTTTGAAGACGAAGAAGCTAATTTTGTGGCAATGACAAGTTATGAAATTTTAGAAGATACAGCTAAAATAAATATCTATTTGAATAAAGACTATAGAAATAAAGGATACTCACAAGAAATATTATCTGAAAGTATAGATAAATTTTTAAATGACAATAAAAATATAAAAACTTTAAAGGCATGTATATTAGAAGAAAATCTTGCTTCAAAAAAGATTTTTGAAAATTTATCTTTTATATATGATAAAAAAGAAATTTGTAGAGATGAACTAGAATACCTAATATATAAGAAAACTATAATAATTTAATACTAGAAAATAAGTGAATTATATATTTAAGACAAGTAAAAAACAAGTGAACTTGCATCTAAATTTTAGATGGAAAATTAAAGCAAGTGAGCCGAGTAATTGTCGGCGTGTTTGAAGCCAACTTGTTGGCAAGTTTTGCCGAAATTACAGCGAAACGTTAATTTTTCATCGTTAAGAAATTTAGCTAGCAATGAACTGTTTTTTACTTTCTAAATTGATTAATAATGAACTGTTTTCTATGAATACGAGGATAGGATACAATGACAAAAAAAGAAAAGGTAAAAAAGATATTGGAGGAACTCCATAAAAAATTTGGTGAACCTAAGTGTGCATTAAATTTTGAAACTCCTTTTGAACTTTTAGTAGCTGTTATACTTTCTGCCCAATGTACAGATAAGAGAGTAAATATAGTTACAGAAGAAATGTTCAAAGAAGTAAACACTCCTGAGCAATTTGCCAATATGGAAATAGAAGAAATTGAAAACTATATAAAGAGTACAGGATTTTTTAGAAATAAAGCTAAGAATATAAAAAAATGTAGTCAACAGTTATTAGAAAAATACAATGGAGAAATCCCACAAGACATGGATAAACTAACAGAACTTGCTGGAGTTGGAAGAAAGACAGCCAATGTTGTTAGAGGTGAAGTTTGGGGACTTGCAGATGGAATAACTGTAGATACTCATGTAAAAAGAATTACAAATCTAATAGGTTTAGTTAAAAGTGAGGACCCTATTAAAATAGAACAAGAACTTATGAAAATTGTTCCTAAAAAATCTTGGATAGTATTCTCTCACTATTTAATTTTACATGGAAGAGCAACTTGTATTGCAAGAAGACCACAGTGTAAAAACTGTGAAATTTCTGACTGTTGCAACTATGGTAAAATAAAATTATTAAAAGAGAACTAAAAAAGTATAATTTATTCTTGACAAAGATAATAAAGAATGCTATAACATATATAGAGATACAATTAGGGAGATGAGAGTAATGAAAGTTTATTTAGATAATAATGCAACTACAAAGGTTGATGAAGAAGTAGTAAAGGCAATGATGCCATATTTTTCAGACTATTATGGAAATCCATTCAGTCTACACTTATTTGGAAATGAAACAGGGCTTGCAGTTACAGAAGCAAGACAAACTATTGCTGATATTCTAAAAGCAAAACCTAGTGAAATAATATTCACAGCTTCAGGAAGTGAGGCAGATAACTTAGCAATAAGAGGAATAGCTAAAGCATATAAGCACAGAGGAAAACATATTATAACATCTACAATAGAACAT from Fusobacterium pseudoperiodonticum carries:
- a CDS encoding type II toxin-antitoxin system Phd/YefM family antitoxin; translated protein: MLAINYTTLRTNLKSYFDKAVDNDEDIIITRKNERNVVLLSLDKYNEFLKAMRNLEYMTKIREGIAELEAGKGEIHDLIEVDDE
- a CDS encoding Txe/YoeB family addiction module toxin, encoding MNNLVWTHKAWQDYLYWQTQDKKTLKKINELVKDIERNGALKGIGKPEVLKNESAYSRRIDEKNRLVYRIVDGFMWIIACKGHYEE
- a CDS encoding GNAT family N-acetyltransferase, coding for MEIKIREIEVEDYKELLDFMKKVKGETNFLRGYPNEIKMSYEDEKEYIKKVKSSETSNHFVAIKGNKIIGCTSFNGNTARKMKHYGTIGISVLKEYWGRGIATTLLEKLISWSKEKGIKKINLDVFENNERAIKLYEKFGFKLEGCIEDGIFDGENYINLLVYGLKI
- a CDS encoding GNAT family N-acetyltransferase, whose translation is MSRFKLRNMREDDIEIIYKNLHLDFVNKYFKNNKEKKKIHDNHSEWYKTHISSFDYLIYIFEDEEANFVAMTSYEILEDTAKINIYLNKDYRNKGYSQEILSESIDKFLNDNKNIKTLKACILEENLASKKIFENLSFIYDKKEICRDELEYLIYKKTIII
- the nth gene encoding endonuclease III; translation: MTKKEKVKKILEELHKKFGEPKCALNFETPFELLVAVILSAQCTDKRVNIVTEEMFKEVNTPEQFANMEIEEIENYIKSTGFFRNKAKNIKKCSQQLLEKYNGEIPQDMDKLTELAGVGRKTANVVRGEVWGLADGITVDTHVKRITNLIGLVKSEDPIKIEQELMKIVPKKSWIVFSHYLILHGRATCIARRPQCKNCEISDCCNYGKIKLLKEN